Proteins from a single region of Nitrospinaceae bacterium:
- a CDS encoding NAD(P)/FAD-dependent oxidoreductase: MENYDGIFIGGGHNALVCAAYMARSGQRVAVFESENEIGGGASTRDFVLPGYRSNMHANFFIGLDDFPIVHDLDLTSHGFSWITPEVQHANLFRDGTAIVLHRDAEKSAKSIAKFSEKDAKTFRELHQRYAVELAPLLRRFLFHTPLPPEEIAERVKGEKGRDLLAFAPMTISSAIDAHFEHEKLRTLFKLFAHAITVEDMPGTGMFLPSLFSTQTTLGLPCGGALELPRALEKLILSLGSEVHRNSQVREVIRDGNRATGVVLDDGTRFGASKFVASGLNAPASVRLAGEDAFPDEVNEKMKNWDWGFHSLMTLHVALSERPVYAAEKFDPDVGKCFNIIFGADSDADVINNANERRAGKLPSQPMGNGSCNSQFDPSYAPEGGHVAFWWPGAPYNIEGQGPEKWDDIKDALADDLVGVWREFAPNMTEDVVRGAKLYTPLDITRGNANMVDGAVRMGAYKKEQLGVNRPHPLLSGMRTPVEGFYLCGSSCQGGGLNGAPGYNAAGVIAEDLALEKWWNPLPAPELAEAAG, encoded by the coding sequence ATGGAAAATTATGACGGGATATTCATTGGAGGTGGACACAACGCCCTGGTATGCGCCGCATATATGGCGCGAAGCGGGCAGAGGGTCGCCGTCTTCGAGAGCGAGAATGAGATCGGCGGAGGCGCCTCGACCCGCGATTTTGTGCTGCCGGGCTACCGCTCGAACATGCACGCAAATTTTTTCATCGGGCTCGACGATTTCCCCATCGTCCACGATCTCGACCTCACCAGCCACGGCTTCAGTTGGATCACCCCCGAGGTGCAGCACGCCAACCTGTTCCGCGACGGCACGGCCATCGTTCTCCACCGCGACGCCGAAAAAAGCGCAAAGTCCATCGCCAAATTCTCGGAAAAAGACGCCAAAACATTCAGGGAACTTCACCAGCGCTACGCCGTCGAGCTCGCGCCCCTCTTGCGTCGATTTTTATTCCATACCCCGCTGCCGCCCGAGGAGATTGCCGAGCGCGTTAAGGGCGAAAAAGGCCGCGACCTCCTTGCCTTTGCGCCAATGACCATCTCCAGCGCCATCGACGCCCATTTTGAGCACGAAAAGCTCCGCACCCTGTTCAAACTCTTCGCCCACGCCATCACGGTCGAGGATATGCCGGGCACCGGCATGTTCCTGCCGAGCCTCTTCTCAACTCAAACGACATTGGGCCTCCCCTGCGGCGGGGCCTTAGAGCTACCCCGCGCCCTTGAAAAACTAATCCTATCGCTGGGCAGTGAAGTACACCGAAACAGCCAGGTCCGCGAAGTCATCAGAGACGGCAACCGCGCCACAGGTGTCGTCCTCGATGACGGCACTCGCTTCGGTGCATCGAAATTCGTGGCCAGCGGCCTGAACGCGCCCGCCTCGGTTCGCCTCGCGGGCGAGGACGCCTTCCCGGACGAGGTGAACGAGAAAATGAAAAACTGGGACTGGGGCTTCCATTCCCTGATGACGCTCCACGTCGCCCTCTCGGAGCGCCCTGTATACGCCGCCGAAAAATTCGACCCCGACGTGGGCAAGTGCTTCAACATCATTTTTGGCGCCGACTCGGATGCCGATGTCATCAACAATGCCAATGAGCGCCGCGCCGGAAAACTTCCCAGCCAACCCATGGGCAACGGCTCTTGCAACAGCCAGTTTGATCCGAGCTATGCGCCCGAGGGCGGACACGTCGCCTTCTGGTGGCCTGGCGCCCCCTACAACATTGAGGGCCAGGGGCCCGAGAAGTGGGACGACATCAAAGACGCGCTCGCCGATGATCTTGTCGGCGTCTGGCGCGAGTTCGCCCCCAACATGACCGAAGACGTCGTGCGCGGCGCCAAGCTCTACACCCCGCTCGACATCACGCGAGGCAACGCCAACATGGTCGATGGCGCCGTGCGGATGGGAGCCTACAAAAAAGAGCAACTCGGCGTGAACCGCCCGCACCCTCTTCTCTCGGGAATGCGCACGCCTGTTGAGGGTTTTTACCTCTGCGGCTCAAGCTGCCAGGGCGGCGGCTTGAACGGTGCACCCGGCTACAACGCGGCAGGCGTCATCGCCGAGGATCTGGCGCTCGAGAAATGGTGGAACCCGCTTCCAGCTCCCGAGCTTGCCGAGGCGGCGGGGTAA
- a CDS encoding peroxiredoxin, with protein sequence MTLRINDEAPNFSADTTQGAINFHEWIGDGWAILFSHPKDFTPVCTTELGYMAGLKPEFDKRNCKAIGISVDGVADHEKWSKDIESSQGHAVNYPLIGDPGLKVVKAFDMLPADAGDTSEGRTAGTNATARSVFLIGPDKKIKATLTYPMSTGRNFDEVLRLLDSCQLTAKEQVATPVNWNQGDDVIILPAVSDEDAKAKYPNGWKTPLPYIRVVPQP encoded by the coding sequence ATGACTTTAAGAATCAACGATGAGGCGCCGAATTTTTCTGCGGACACGACCCAGGGGGCGATCAATTTCCACGAGTGGATCGGAGACGGTTGGGCAATTCTGTTTTCGCATCCCAAGGATTTCACACCTGTTTGCACCACCGAGCTTGGGTACATGGCCGGGCTCAAACCAGAATTTGACAAGCGAAACTGCAAGGCAATCGGCATCAGCGTCGATGGCGTGGCCGACCATGAAAAATGGTCCAAGGACATCGAAAGCTCGCAGGGCCATGCCGTGAATTATCCCCTCATCGGCGATCCGGGGCTCAAGGTGGTCAAGGCTTTCGACATGCTGCCTGCCGATGCGGGCGACACTTCCGAGGGGCGAACGGCCGGCACCAACGCGACGGCCCGCTCGGTGTTCCTCATTGGCCCGGACAAGAAAATCAAGGCAACGCTCACCTATCCGATGAGCACTGGCCGGAATTTCGATGAAGTTCTACGGCTGCTCGATTCCTGCCAGCTAACGGCAAAAGAGCAAGTAGCAACCCCGGTGAACTGGAATCAGGGCGATGACGTGATCATCCTGCCGGCAGTGTCGGATGAGGATGCCAAAGCGAAATACCCTAATGGCTGGAAAACACCACTTCCCTACATTCGGGTCGTGCCACAGCCGTAA
- a CDS encoding arylsulfatase, translating into MPGPMMPCIAIIHATRNAVTAIEDTFEKLWPEAEIISLLDEYLSKELAKVGSLNDAISNRIARLAQFGLAGGADAILYSCSAFGKAIEEARASLDVPVLKPNEAMLTEALAAGSHIRVVATYMPTIASITGELKEMSQESGQKIEIDPCFVPGAFGALESGDGERHDELIAEAMGNRLPCDVVLLSQFSMARALPLVKKNTNTIVLSSPDSAVLNLQDQLQFVRESI; encoded by the coding sequence ATGCCCGGTCCCATGATGCCCTGTATCGCAATCATCCACGCCACACGCAACGCGGTCACCGCCATCGAGGATACCTTCGAGAAGCTGTGGCCCGAGGCCGAAATTATCAGCCTGCTCGATGAATACCTGAGCAAGGAGCTGGCCAAAGTAGGCAGCCTCAACGATGCCATCTCGAATCGCATCGCCCGCCTTGCGCAGTTCGGGCTGGCCGGTGGGGCGGACGCGATTCTTTATTCCTGCTCGGCGTTCGGCAAGGCGATTGAGGAGGCTCGTGCCTCCCTGGACGTTCCCGTCCTCAAGCCGAACGAGGCAATGCTCACAGAGGCGCTGGCGGCGGGCTCGCACATTCGGGTCGTGGCGACCTATATGCCCACGATTGCTTCCATCACAGGCGAGCTCAAGGAAATGAGCCAGGAGAGCGGGCAGAAAATTGAGATCGACCCGTGTTTTGTACCGGGGGCCTTTGGGGCCCTTGAATCGGGTGATGGTGAGCGGCACGATGAACTGATTGCCGAGGCGATGGGCAACCGCTTGCCGTGCGATGTCGTGCTTTTGTCCCAGTTCTCGATGGCGCGCGCGCTTCCCCTTGTCAAAAAAAATACCAACACGATTGTTCTGTCCAGCCCGGACAGCGCCGTGTTAAATCTCCAGGACCAACTGCAATTCGTAAGAGAATCCATCTAA
- a CDS encoding alpha/beta hydrolase yields the protein MPNITVNGVKLHYLDKGEGPAMVLVHGFQSSGFAFAPVVDRLSERFRVLVLDLRGHGDSEKPLGLYTIQTFKEDVLAFIDALGLDQVDYMGQSMGGRTGTMFAIDHGDRLRRLLLVSSSASAPSGAYRAHFEGLLKIAKSDGLASIFDSDNYQSRVPKQLREGALAIEFRERFLKNTPETYASTGNALFTMPDLIPRLNEIKVPTWVCHGGDDEGPLAFSDVYNEGLPNARRVIIPGSGHHPVWDNTDLFMSELDKFLAEFPIS from the coding sequence ATGCCAAATATAACGGTGAATGGGGTAAAGCTTCACTATCTAGATAAGGGCGAGGGGCCCGCTATGGTCCTCGTGCATGGTTTTCAAAGCTCAGGGTTTGCGTTTGCGCCCGTCGTTGATCGACTCTCAGAGCGCTTCCGGGTACTTGTCCTTGATTTAAGAGGGCACGGGGATTCGGAAAAACCGCTCGGCCTCTACACCATTCAAACGTTCAAGGAAGATGTGCTTGCCTTTATCGATGCCCTCGGGCTCGACCAGGTGGATTACATGGGGCAGAGCATGGGCGGGCGAACGGGCACGATGTTCGCAATCGACCATGGTGATCGCCTAAGGCGGCTGCTCTTGGTCTCCTCCTCGGCGTCCGCGCCCTCGGGCGCTTATCGGGCGCATTTCGAGGGTCTGCTCAAGATTGCCAAGAGCGATGGGCTGGCCTCTATTTTTGATAGCGATAACTATCAAAGCCGGGTTCCAAAGCAGTTGCGCGAGGGTGCGCTGGCAATTGAGTTCCGCGAGAGGTTTTTGAAAAATACGCCCGAGACGTATGCCTCAACAGGGAATGCTCTGTTCACCATGCCCGATCTCATCCCCCGTTTGAATGAGATCAAAGTGCCTACCTGGGTATGTCATGGCGGCGATGATGAAGGGCCGCTCGCCTTTAGCGATGTTTATAATGAAGGGCTCCCGAACGCTAGAAGGGTCATTATTCCTGGCTCGGGCCATCACCCGGTATGGGACAATACCGATCTATTCATGTCGGAACTCGATAAATTTCTAGCTGAATTCCCAATTTCCTAG
- a CDS encoding carboxymuconolactone decarboxylase family protein yields the protein MSDELEDRIDKALEIRKKLGIYGDDGHGGLGELAKLSPVHAQSILEYCYGTGWNQPLIDSKTRELLVIACAAAQDLSGEVGMHTQGALNQGWTREEIIEAIVGLCPYMGFPKTNHALRAAQKVFEKAD from the coding sequence ATGAGCGATGAACTTGAAGATCGTATAGACAAAGCGTTGGAAATTCGGAAAAAACTTGGAATCTACGGAGACGATGGCCATGGCGGGCTGGGTGAGCTAGCCAAACTCTCTCCCGTTCACGCACAGTCCATTCTTGAGTATTGCTATGGCACCGGTTGGAACCAGCCTCTAATCGACTCCAAGACACGCGAGTTGCTCGTCATCGCCTGCGCCGCGGCGCAGGATCTTTCTGGTGAGGTTGGCATGCACACCCAGGGCGCTTTGAATCAGGGCTGGACGCGCGAGGAAATTATTGAGGCGATCGTCGGGCTCTGTCCCTACATGGGATTTCCCAAGACGAATCACGCACTCAGGGCGGCCCAGAAGGTATTCGAGAAGGCAGACTAA
- a CDS encoding ABC transporter permease: MKDDQAQAAPFNDSLDDIPEPHWSVRMLRSLGQNKSAQLGVLILSLVVFASLFAPYISPMDPDDQSLTRVMRPPFWQGEGHIFILGTDHLGRDLLSRLIYGARISLIVGLTATVMAGSIGLMLGLLAGYYGGKIDYLIMRLVDFVLSFPFILLALAAIGILGPSLMLIVILISLRQWTIYARIVRGNVLSLREQEYIIASRSIGGSNLRIITRHILPNVVAPVIIIGSLYLGRLIVIEAGLSFLGLGVPPPTPTWGGLLAEGRSYLYVSWWIVTFPGLAISFTVLGSNLVGDWLRDVLDPRLRTR; the protein is encoded by the coding sequence ATGAAAGATGACCAGGCCCAAGCGGCCCCCTTTAATGATTCTCTAGATGATATTCCCGAGCCCCATTGGAGTGTGAGGATGCTGCGGTCCCTTGGGCAGAATAAATCAGCCCAGTTGGGGGTGCTTATTCTGTCTTTGGTTGTTTTTGCGTCCCTGTTTGCACCGTATATCTCTCCTATGGATCCTGACGATCAATCTCTGACCCGGGTGATGAGGCCGCCTTTCTGGCAGGGAGAAGGACATATTTTTATTCTGGGCACCGACCACCTGGGACGAGACCTTTTGAGCCGGCTCATTTACGGCGCAAGGATTTCGCTCATCGTGGGACTAACCGCGACTGTAATGGCGGGGAGTATCGGTTTAATGCTCGGGCTCCTCGCGGGTTATTACGGTGGAAAAATTGATTACTTGATCATGCGGCTGGTGGATTTTGTCTTGTCGTTTCCGTTCATCCTGCTAGCTCTTGCGGCCATCGGCATCCTTGGCCCTAGTCTTATGCTTATCGTCATCCTCATTTCTTTGCGCCAGTGGACCATCTATGCGCGAATTGTGCGCGGAAACGTTCTTTCCCTGAGGGAGCAGGAGTACATAATTGCATCGCGCTCCATAGGGGGGAGTAATCTGCGCATTATCACACGACACATTCTTCCCAACGTCGTTGCACCCGTTATCATTATCGGCTCCCTCTACCTTGGAAGATTAATTGTTATTGAAGCTGGCTTGAGTTTCCTTGGGCTGGGGGTGCCGCCTCCAACCCCGACCTGGGGCGGTCTTTTGGCCGAGGGGCGCTCCTACCTCTACGTTTCGTGGTGGATTGTCACCTTCCCTGGGCTCGCCATCTCGTTCACGGTCTTGGGGTCTAATCTGGTTGGCGATTGGTTGCGCGATGTTCTGGATCCACGTCTAAGAACCAGATGA
- a CDS encoding ABC transporter permease, whose protein sequence is MAGLIFRRFIQSIVLIKCVLIFVFLLVHLSGDPVRIMMPDDSTEEDIARVRHEMGLDKPLYTQYVIFFKGVVLRGDFGESFEHGESALKVVLEHLPATVELATTAFLISIFIGLPLGCLAALREGTVYDKSLMIAAVLGQAVPDFWFGLMMILFFSVKLNWFPPFGYGNLDHLVMPAITASLFHLARLARLMRSEMIEVLRQDYVLTARSKGLTENVVLFKHALKNSAIPIVTVLGIDLALTLGGTVITETVFAWPGVGRLTVAAIHHRDYPIVQATVFLLASIFVIINMLVDILYTYLDPRIQHR, encoded by the coding sequence ATGGCAGGTCTTATCTTCCGGCGGTTTATCCAGTCCATCGTTCTGATTAAGTGTGTTTTGATTTTCGTATTCCTGCTTGTGCATCTCTCTGGCGACCCAGTCCGCATTATGATGCCCGATGATTCCACCGAGGAGGACATCGCACGGGTTCGCCATGAGATGGGCCTGGATAAGCCGCTATATACCCAATACGTTATATTTTTCAAGGGTGTTGTGCTGCGGGGTGACTTTGGCGAGTCGTTCGAGCACGGTGAATCGGCTTTGAAGGTCGTACTTGAGCATTTGCCTGCAACGGTGGAGCTTGCCACAACAGCGTTTTTGATATCAATTTTTATTGGCCTGCCATTGGGTTGTCTGGCCGCATTGAGAGAGGGAACCGTCTACGACAAGAGCCTCATGATCGCGGCGGTTCTGGGGCAAGCTGTGCCCGATTTTTGGTTCGGCTTGATGATGATCCTTTTCTTTTCCGTGAAACTGAACTGGTTCCCTCCGTTTGGGTACGGGAATTTAGATCATCTCGTCATGCCGGCCATAACGGCCTCGTTATTTCACTTGGCCCGTCTGGCACGCCTGATGCGCTCTGAGATGATCGAAGTGCTGCGTCAGGATTACGTCCTGACCGCCCGCTCGAAGGGGCTCACTGAAAATGTCGTTTTATTCAAGCATGCGCTGAAGAATTCAGCCATTCCCATTGTCACTGTGTTGGGTATCGATTTGGCGCTTACGCTGGGCGGCACCGTTATTACCGAGACGGTATTCGCGTGGCCGGGTGTGGGTCGTCTAACCGTGGCCGCAATTCACCATCGCGATTACCCAATTGTCCAGGCGACAGTGTTCCTTCTGGCATCCATATTTGTCATTATCAATATGTTGGTGGATATCCTCTACACCTACCTCGATCCCCGGATACAGCACCGATGA
- a CDS encoding VOC family protein, translating into MVVKGYHHAHLVSENPETTAQWYVKALGGEITGQTEGKGSISITMKVGEVSLAVRGLRPNETTPEDNDFPALGIHHFGLIVDDIEGALQLWVDAGGEMLEPAHLGTSGNIVAFVRGPENVMIEFLQPK; encoded by the coding sequence ATGGTTGTTAAGGGCTATCATCACGCACATCTTGTCAGTGAAAATCCAGAGACAACCGCGCAATGGTACGTCAAAGCGCTTGGCGGAGAGATAACGGGCCAAACAGAAGGCAAAGGCTCCATCAGCATAACGATGAAAGTGGGGGAAGTAAGCCTTGCCGTGCGCGGATTGAGACCTAATGAAACTACTCCAGAAGACAACGACTTTCCAGCATTAGGCATTCATCACTTCGGTTTGATAGTGGACGACATTGAGGGGGCACTCCAACTTTGGGTCGATGCTGGTGGCGAAATGCTTGAGCCGGCTCACCTCGGGACCTCCGGGAATATTGTTGCCTTCGTTCGAGGCCCCGAAAATGTCATGATTGAATTTCTTCAGCCGAAGTAA
- a CDS encoding SDR family oxidoreductase: MGKTQFDFSGQTAIVTGSATGIAQTAAERFAEAGAHVFLVDINEEGGAAAAEKIRTNGGKAEFVACNVTNSSSVEKTFSHVLTATGRIDILVNSAGGWTKQQSVAETPEEEWDHIINLNLKSVFLCSKAATPTFLTQKSGRIINMGSMGGLTASKSNSSPPYGVAKAGVHQLTRLLAADLGPSGVAVNALAPGTTATARVIAARSDEQRGQIGKSTIIGRIAEVDDIVGWILFLASPEAGYLMGQTITVNGGRLMV, from the coding sequence ATGGGAAAGACCCAATTTGATTTTTCAGGTCAGACGGCAATCGTCACAGGAAGCGCAACGGGAATCGCCCAGACCGCCGCAGAGCGATTTGCAGAGGCCGGGGCTCATGTCTTTCTTGTTGACATTAATGAAGAAGGGGGCGCTGCCGCTGCGGAAAAAATACGCACAAATGGCGGCAAGGCCGAATTCGTTGCCTGCAATGTAACTAACTCATCCTCGGTGGAGAAAACTTTTTCACATGTCCTGACCGCCACTGGCCGCATCGATATTTTAGTAAACAGTGCTGGCGGATGGACCAAACAACAATCGGTGGCCGAAACACCGGAGGAAGAATGGGACCACATCATCAACTTGAATCTCAAAAGTGTTTTTCTTTGCTCTAAGGCAGCCACCCCCACCTTCCTCACCCAGAAGAGCGGTCGCATTATCAACATGGGCTCGATGGGTGGCCTCACAGCCTCGAAGTCCAACTCATCGCCTCCATATGGAGTTGCCAAGGCGGGCGTTCATCAGCTCACCCGCCTGCTCGCAGCCGATCTGGGCCCCTCGGGTGTTGCCGTAAACGCTTTAGCGCCCGGCACGACAGCCACAGCCCGCGTCATTGCCGCCCGGAGCGACGAGCAACGTGGTCAAATCGGCAAGAGCACCATCATTGGCCGGATAGCCGAGGTAGATGACATCGTAGGTTGGATTTTGTTCCTCGCCTCGCCTGAGGCAGGCTACCTCATGGGCCAAACGATAACGGTGAATGGTGGTCGCCTGATGGTGTAG
- a CDS encoding carboxymuconolactone decarboxylase family protein, giving the protein MSDEMIWAMLEKPKVEDRLEKAKAVREKMGIYGKGGQATEAFYKISDVHTQGIFEWCFGMIWSQPLLDLKTKEIVVISTMAAQDLPDELEWHVRSALNLGLTEGEIIEVIVQCTPYIGLPKTNHALHAAQRAFEKAAEEKSE; this is encoded by the coding sequence ATGAGCGATGAAATGATTTGGGCCATGCTGGAAAAACCGAAAGTGGAAGACCGCCTCGAAAAAGCGAAAGCAGTTCGCGAGAAAATGGGAATATACGGCAAGGGAGGGCAAGCCACCGAGGCGTTTTATAAAATTTCAGATGTCCACACCCAAGGTATTTTCGAGTGGTGTTTTGGTATGATCTGGAGCCAGCCGCTACTCGATTTAAAAACAAAAGAGATCGTCGTCATCTCTACAATGGCGGCCCAAGATCTGCCCGATGAACTCGAGTGGCATGTGCGCTCGGCCCTCAACCTGGGCCTCACCGAAGGGGAGATTATCGAGGTCATCGTACAGTGCACCCCGTATATCGGCCTTCCCAAGACGAATCACGCCCTGCATGCCGCCCAAAGAGCATTCGAAAAAGCAGCGGAGGAAAAATCTGAGTAA
- the cobS gene encoding adenosylcobinamide-GDP ribazoletransferase: MMGGLSTAIRTLTILPAPGEPGGKMASSLPWFPLVGGAIGSILLGLMILLEDLASGHWPGGAAAVVVVAGIILTGALHLDGLADWADGFGGGRDREKTLAIMKDSSTGAFGAVALISVLLLKWVALSRLADSGTQLWIIVACVISRTMMVELAVWLPYARTEGGTGATIVEGAKKWHRYLVLLLALAILTAFAGAAGAQALVAGWLVCRGFGYLCLRRVGGVTGDLLGAGSEIVETLILVLAALPGRELPQLSGWVFF; this comes from the coding sequence ATGATGGGCGGCCTCTCGACGGCGATACGGACGCTTACCATTCTACCCGCACCGGGTGAACCCGGGGGGAAGATGGCCTCGTCCCTTCCTTGGTTTCCATTGGTAGGTGGCGCGATTGGCTCCATCCTTTTGGGCCTGATGATTCTGCTCGAAGATCTGGCTTCCGGTCATTGGCCGGGGGGCGCTGCCGCTGTTGTGGTAGTAGCCGGAATTATTCTCACCGGAGCGCTGCACCTCGATGGGCTGGCCGATTGGGCCGATGGCTTCGGGGGTGGTCGTGACCGCGAAAAAACGCTCGCCATCATGAAAGACTCATCCACCGGGGCTTTTGGTGCGGTGGCGCTTATCTCGGTATTGCTGCTCAAATGGGTCGCTCTTTCGCGTCTGGCGGATTCGGGAACACAACTCTGGATTATTGTGGCCTGTGTTATTTCGCGGACGATGATGGTCGAGCTTGCGGTCTGGCTTCCCTATGCCCGCACGGAAGGGGGGACCGGCGCGACCATCGTCGAGGGGGCAAAAAAATGGCACCGCTACTTAGTCCTGCTCCTTGCGCTGGCGATACTCACCGCGTTTGCCGGGGCGGCGGGCGCACAAGCCTTGGTGGCTGGCTGGTTGGTGTGCAGGGGATTTGGTTATCTTTGCCTAAGAAGGGTTGGGGGTGTCACGGGCGACCTGCTCGGCGCCGGGAGCGAAATTGTGGAAACACTCATCTTGGTGCTGGCGGCCCTGCCGGGCCGGGAGTTGCCTCAATTATCCGGCTGGGTATTTTTCTAG
- the cobT gene encoding nicotinate-nucleotide--dimethylbenzimidazole phosphoribosyltransferase translates to MSIISKLTESIPQVDHSLAAEARAHLDRLTKPPGSLGRLEDIAVKYCCATGSLKPVLGKKIIFTFASDHGVAAEGVSAYPKEVTPQMVMNMLAGGAAVNVLAAHAGAEVRVVDIGVDDSMAGAEGLIRRKIRSGSGNISKEPAMTMDEAERAIEVGAELAREAVAEGAALIGTGEMGIANTTPSAALFAALLAASPAEVTGRGTGIGDESLSRKIQVIEQSLSLHKESLSDPLQALAAVGGLEIAGICGLILGAASSRVPVVVDGFISSAGALVACQMCERVKDYLFFSHCSDEAGHKVFFSRFGAEPILDMALRLGEGTGAALAMPIIEAAVKIYNEMATFGSAGVSSAGSGDAP, encoded by the coding sequence GTGAGCATTATTTCAAAACTTACTGAAAGCATCCCGCAGGTAGATCACAGTCTTGCGGCTGAAGCGAGGGCGCATCTTGATCGGTTGACGAAGCCGCCGGGAAGCCTTGGCCGTCTAGAGGATATTGCCGTTAAGTATTGCTGTGCCACGGGATCACTAAAGCCCGTTTTGGGCAAAAAAATTATATTCACCTTTGCGAGTGATCATGGCGTGGCTGCCGAGGGTGTTTCCGCCTATCCAAAGGAAGTGACGCCCCAGATGGTCATGAACATGCTAGCGGGTGGCGCGGCGGTTAATGTTCTTGCGGCGCATGCCGGGGCCGAGGTCCGCGTGGTGGACATCGGTGTTGATGATTCGATGGCGGGCGCCGAGGGTCTCATCCGCCGGAAGATTCGCTCGGGAAGCGGGAACATATCGAAAGAGCCAGCAATGACGATGGATGAGGCCGAGCGGGCGATTGAGGTAGGTGCCGAGCTTGCCCGCGAGGCGGTGGCGGAGGGTGCGGCGCTCATTGGCACAGGTGAGATGGGGATCGCGAACACAACGCCCTCGGCTGCCCTGTTTGCTGCATTGCTTGCCGCCTCTCCTGCAGAGGTGACGGGCCGCGGCACGGGTATCGGCGATGAATCACTATCGAGAAAAATTCAGGTTATCGAGCAATCGCTTTCCCTTCACAAGGAGAGTTTATCTGATCCGCTTCAAGCGCTTGCGGCGGTGGGCGGGCTTGAGATAGCGGGAATCTGCGGCCTGATACTCGGCGCGGCCTCTAGCCGGGTGCCGGTGGTGGTGGACGGTTTCATCTCCTCGGCGGGGGCGCTTGTGGCCTGCCAAATGTGCGAGAGGGTAAAGGACTATCTTTTCTTTTCTCATTGCTCCGATGAAGCAGGGCACAAGGTTTTTTTCTCCCGCTTTGGCGCAGAGCCGATATTGGATATGGCTCTTCGCCTGGGCGAGGGAACCGGCGCGGCGCTGGCGATGCCCATCATCGAGGCTGCGGTAAAGATTTATAACGAGATGGCCACATTCGGCTCGGCAGGAGTCAGCTCAGCAGGCAGTGGGGATGCGCCATGA
- the cobU gene encoding bifunctional adenosylcobinamide kinase/adenosylcobinamide-phosphate guanylyltransferase, whose product MRNVVLITGGARSGKSSYAMELARAHEAERVYIATAEPIDADMRRRIEKHKEERGDAFVTIEEPLDLAGALGRIPEGAGVVVVDCLTVWLGNLMHHHGEEGGLPGVAEFLEVLETPPCDLILVTNEVGMGVIPENRLARVYRDALGRLNHEAARRSGSVVLMVSGLPMYIKGDFR is encoded by the coding sequence ATGCGTAACGTTGTGTTGATTACAGGCGGCGCTCGGAGCGGCAAGAGTAGCTATGCGATGGAACTGGCGCGTGCCCACGAGGCCGAGCGCGTCTATATCGCCACGGCAGAGCCCATCGACGCCGACATGCGCAGGCGAATTGAAAAGCATAAAGAAGAGCGCGGCGACGCGTTCGTGACGATTGAAGAGCCGCTCGATTTGGCCGGTGCGCTCGGAAGAATTCCCGAGGGCGCAGGTGTCGTCGTGGTGGATTGCCTGACCGTTTGGCTGGGCAATTTGATGCACCACCATGGGGAGGAGGGAGGTCTGCCTGGTGTGGCCGAATTTCTAGAGGTCCTAGAGACGCCTCCTTGTGATCTGATTTTGGTGACGAACGAGGTGGGAATGGGGGTCATCCCCGAGAATCGGCTCGCCAGAGTCTACCGCGATGCGCTAGGCCGCTTGAATCATGAGGCGGCGCGTCGGTCTGGTAGCGTGGTTCTCATGGTGAGTGGTTTGCCTATGTATATTAAGGGGGATTTTCGGTGA